The following coding sequences lie in one Desertibacillus haloalkaliphilus genomic window:
- a CDS encoding DUF1292 domain-containing protein, translating into MEHHEIRDQITIEDEQGNEKEYNVEALFDMKEQSYALLSADDETVLMRVEDDEDGQYLIGVTDDVEKKSILNAYEVAVEANPADETDLH; encoded by the coding sequence ATGGAACATCATGAAATACGTGACCAAATAACAATTGAGGATGAACAGGGGAATGAAAAAGAATATAATGTTGAAGCCTTATTCGATATGAAGGAACAATCTTATGCTCTCCTGTCCGCTGATGATGAAACGGTTCTGATGCGAGTTGAAGATGATGAAGATGGTCAATATTTAATTGGTGTAACCGATGACGTTGAAAAAAAATCAATTTTAAATGCTTATGAAGTTGCTGTTGAAGCAAATCCAGCTGACGAAACAGATCTTCATTAA
- a CDS encoding hemerythrin domain-containing protein has translation MDLSHACHHHSDLNHISEEDYCEALKQLKKEHGPLRQQMDGFYNQAKAISNDNTIENWNEPIHELYQTVISFVKDLDPHSAREEDTLFPMLAKHIGYEGGPIAVMEYEHDLAKENIRAFIELVNETEHVTKEIAMTLINHLHVAYTTLVNHFAKEEQILFPMAEKALSQEEKDSLLALF, from the coding sequence ATGGATTTATCACATGCTTGTCACCATCATTCAGATCTGAACCATATATCAGAGGAGGACTACTGTGAAGCGTTAAAACAATTAAAGAAAGAACATGGTCCGTTACGACAACAAATGGATGGTTTTTACAATCAGGCAAAGGCGATCTCTAACGATAATACGATTGAGAACTGGAATGAACCGATTCATGAGCTTTATCAAACCGTTATCAGCTTTGTTAAAGACCTAGATCCACATTCGGCTCGAGAAGAAGACACACTATTTCCAATGCTCGCTAAGCATATCGGTTATGAAGGTGGACCAATTGCTGTCATGGAATATGAACATGATTTAGCTAAAGAAAATATTCGGGCGTTTATTGAGCTAGTCAATGAAACAGAACATGTAACTAAAGAAATAGCGATGACACTTATTAATCACCTCCATGTCGCGTATACAACATTGGTTAATCATTTTGCGAAAGAAGAACAAATTTTGTTCCCTATGGCTGAAAAAGCATTATCTCAAGAAGAGAAAGATTCGTTGTTAGCTTTATTCTAA
- a CDS encoding alpha/beta-type small acid-soluble spore protein, with protein sequence MANNSNNLVAPQAEQFIDQMKEEVAQEFGVNLGADATSRSNGSVGGEITKRLVQMAEQQMGDVRNI encoded by the coding sequence TAGTAGCTCCACAAGCAGAACAATTCATTGATCAAATGAAAGAAGAAGTTGCGCAAGAATTTGGTGTAAACCTTGGCGCAGATGCAACCTCTCGTTCAAACGGTTCGGTAGGCGGTGAAATTACAAAACGCCTTGTTCAAATGGCTGAACAACAAATGGGAGATGTTCGAAACATCTAA